CTGCGTGGACGACATCCATTTTGAACACACTATAGAGTAAGGTTTTGATGTAACGCTGCTCCAGTGGAGACAGAACATGTCGTATACATTGACTAAAGTGTTGATTGATTTGTTAATTATTCAATAGTAAAGATAagattctctgtgtgtgtgctccagTGTGGGAAAGGTTGTCAACATCATAGCAAAGGTCAACAGAGCCTTCATATCCAGTATGGAGGTTGGTGAATATTGATTTGCATTTAACTACAGTGACagtcattttatattattatttattatgtttattattcattataaaaAGTAATGAAAGTGGTGATCTGTGTTTATTCAGGTGGGCATACTTGTGACTTGTGAAGACCTGTACACTGACAGGCAGTGGAAAGTTTGCCATGCCTTTGCTACATTTGTTACTAGACGGACAGAAGCTGGAAAGGTAAGAGACAAGAACTATACTGTGTATAAAAAGGCATTTCTTTTATCAAACTCGGGTTTGTGCGTTATGTGTACACAGGTACAGCTGAAGCAGGTGATTCCTCGCACACAAATGGAGCAGATGGAGTACAGCCTGGCAGCAGAGCGGAGGAGGATGAGGCTCATCCATGCTGAGATCATTACAGACCtactgagcagcagcacagctcaaCTGGGTACAAGCTGTAGACGCAAGGTTTTATAACACAACACATGGCCAGGCGTCTGCATCATTTAAAACCTGGTTATGAAGCCACTTGTTTCTGCGCTGTCTTCAGGAGAATGTCAGCAGCACCAGGACGCTGTGCCGGCTGAGAAGACTCGAGTGGAGAGTGTGGAGCTGGTGCTGCCGCCACATGCCAACCACCAAGTCAGCACCTTTGGGGGCCAGATCATGGCATGGATGGAGAATGTGGCTACGATTGCAGCAAGGTGTGCACCtagtatttccatttttcacagtttatttattggCTACAGCCAGCAGTCGGTCAGCTTAGCTTAGCAGAAAGACACCCACCTACCACCACTTCTGTGGTGCTTTATATGGAGTCTTAGTATCACTGTGGGGTTGCCAGTAAACTGCTGGAGACCCCAGGAAGCCAGTGAACCAAGGCAAAGTCACAAAACCACCATAAACCCATCTTGTTAGACTTCAGTATTTGTACAGCTTAAACAAATGAGATAAAACATGTTAGTTTTACAGGTGCTGGCAGGTGGATTATGATGCCATATAGATTGATTCCCTTTGCTTcaatttttgtgtctttaaggTAGTAGTAATGTAAGAGACGGGAAAGATGATATGCAGCACTTGATCCCGAGCTGGGGATCTGCTGCATATTATAGCCCTTTGCATACCTTACTCTCAGTAGGATAATGAATAGGCAAATTAACAACAAATGTCCTTTCATTTCTAGCTTGCCAGGAAGCTagtaataacaaaacaaacaaacaaacacaaccaacactttctttctctgtattgtGACCTAGTCGCTTGTGTAATGCTCACCCAACCCTGAGGACCATAGACATGTTCCATTTTCGTGGCCCGTCTCACATTGGTGACCGACTGGTACTCAAAGCCATTGTAAATAATTCCTTCAAGCACAGGTAAGCCTCCACATAATGATCCATTCTTATCACACCAAGTTCAAAAATCTCACATAAatgtacaataataaaatgataaaataataaagggCAAATACCTGCTGTCCTCTAGCATGGAGGTGGGAGTGTGTGCCGAGGCCTACCAGGGAGGAGAACCTCTGCGCCATATAAATAGTGCCTTTATGACCTTTGAAGTTCTGGACGGTGACAGAAAACCATGTACTCTGCCACGGATACGACCCGCGCCTGTGGTGAGTTTTCTAAGTGTcctgctgttgccatggagagtcTGTAATGTGTAATACAAtatagagagaagaaaagaaggcTTTCAGTAACTTCACATTTTATATGATGTTTTCACAGGATGGAAAAAGGCGCTATCAAGAGGCCATTGCAAGGAAGAAGATTCGTCTCGATAGGTTGGCGTCTGCACTTCAACCATCACATTTTGTCTGTTCTAGAGCATGACTGATGAATCATTATCCCTCAGATATGTAATAATGATTCACCTGTCATATGTAGACATGCAAATAATGCTGTGGGCTCAAAGGCTcgaatatatattttctatctCCTAAAAGACAAGACTGTCATATGCTTCTTTAAAATCGTCTTCATTACATTAGAAGTGGTACATTTAGAATCTAAAGCTGCTCTTCATCAAGCACAGAGAACTCATGCGTGCAACTTTGAAGAAAAAGTCCTCTACATAAGGACTTATCACAACAAACCTTACATGGAAAACactatattataatatacttCTGCAAAATAACCACCTTTATTAGACTGTACATCCCAGTTAAAAGCAATGGAGTTAATACTTGTCACCACTATTTAGTTGGTCTGGTGTCGTGCTACAGAATCCTTTGTTTACAATACACTGCAGCAGGACATGACTTGGCAGAGCAGCATATCACAGCTGTGCGGACTTTGGTGCAGAGTCTGTTAAGAATATTATTAAAGTTCATTGTTCAGCTGAGAAACACCAAGCCTCAAGTATAATCTTTATTTCtctatatatattttgataACCAAATGTAATGGATCACCCAGTAGCTACATGAAATGGTTCATATCGGTCgtgttctttgtctttttgtccttttactTCTGCCCCACTTGTTTACAGGAAATACATCATGTCCTGCAAGCAAACTGAggtgcctctgtctgtgcccTGGGATCCAAGTAACCAGGTAATTTCTGGCCAACAGAGGGACACATGCTTAATAAAGCTGCTCAGATATTGCCGCTGTGAGTTCAGACAGtcctttgttttttcagatgTACTTGAGCTACAACAATGTGTCAGCACTAAAACTAATGGATACCAGAAACAACTGGGTACTAACTTCTGAGAAAAATAAGGTCAGTATTGTTTGTATTACTGTCCTGGACGTAGCTTGTTAAATAGTTACAGCTGTTGTGAATCCACCATGTTTTCTGATCgctattattttaagcaaaatgaaaatgcacagtTACAATGGCTGTGCTGAAACGAACTTGTGGATTATTGCAGAATAAGTCAGAAAGGTTGAGAATGACAAGACCTGAATATAGCCATCCTCGATAGATGTACAATTATCATGGTGTATGTATAATCTCCTATGTAATAGTCCTATGTATAGACATCAAACCCACAATCTCTTTCTGTACATGTTCTGTTTCTTAGGTCAGACTGTACACATTGGAGGAAAACCACATGCTGTTTTTCAAGGTGGAGATGCATGTCAGTGTCCCAGCAGAGCAAACGTTCCACCTACTATCTGacctgaggaggagaaaggagtgGGACAGACATTACGAGTCAGTAGCATGTGTACAGTACTCTAAGAAATGCTGTGTTTGATCATGTTGAAAGTTCACACTCTGCACTAATCCTGCAGCTAGTATGCAGACACAGCAGATAAACCTAATTTAGTAACTCAGAGGATGACTTGCTTATCTGATAGTAACAACAGTGTGAAGTTCTTTGCCAGTtcttattactgtgtattaacTGCAGGGAGTGCGAAGTGATCAACCAGGCAGACGAGGATGACACCCTTTACCGTGTAGCTACGCCCTCTGTCAGTAAAGGGAGCAGAGGCCAAGACTTTATCTTGCTTGCATCGAGGAGGAAGCCATGTGATGCCAGGTGTTGAAACATACTACATTGGTTCACCTCCATTTCACCGTACACAGTATATTTTTAAGCAGAAAGTAAGgttgataaattaattaaagtttgCTGATGCTATGCTCTTTTGTCCCTGTTAGGGACCCATATCTGATCGCTCTGCGTTCTGTCACTTTGCCCACTCACCCTCCCACTAAGGACTACACCAGGGGAGAGGTGCTCTGCGCTGGCTTCTCAATCTGGGAAGAGTCCAGTTTTCTCACCAAGGTTGTCAAAAGGAGAGGGGCATTCATTTAAGCATTCAGGACTCACTGTACCACATCTGACTTTCGTCTTGTTTCAGATCACATATTACAACCAGGCCACCCCAGGCGTTCTCCCCTACATCTCCACAGACATTGCTGG
This genomic window from Anabas testudineus chromosome 4, fAnaTes1.2, whole genome shotgun sequence contains:
- the acot11b gene encoding acyl-coenzyme A thioesterase 11b; this translates as MTLEGKDADTELDSLFIQESEEEYRNPTEVKMSQIVLPCHANHCGELSAGQLLKWMDSTACLSAERHAGCSCITACVDDIHFEHTIDVGKVVNIIAKVNRAFISSMEVGILVTCEDLYTDRQWKVCHAFATFVTRRTEAGKVQLKQVIPRTQMEQMEYSLAAERRRMRLIHAEIITDLLSSSTAQLGECQQHQDAVPAEKTRVESVELVLPPHANHQVSTFGGQIMAWMENVATIAASRLCNAHPTLRTIDMFHFRGPSHIGDRLVLKAIVNNSFKHSMEVGVCAEAYQGGEPLRHINSAFMTFEVLDGDRKPCTLPRIRPAPVDGKRRYQEAIARKKIRLDRKYIMSCKQTEVPLSVPWDPSNQMYLSYNNVSALKLMDTRNNWVLTSEKNKVRLYTLEENHMLFFKVEMHVSVPAEQTFHLLSDLRRRKEWDRHYEECEVINQADEDDTLYRVATPSVSKGSRGQDFILLASRRKPCDARDPYLIALRSVTLPTHPPTKDYTRGEVLCAGFSIWEESSFLTKITYYNQATPGVLPYISTDIAGLSSSFYSAFSACSHFLEANKDSLAALQPSAL